CTTAATTAGATAGATTCTGTTGTAATAGTTTTTCCCTCCAAAATTGGGAGTTGGTTATTTTCACTTTTCTCTCGTATTAGATTGTGTATATATAGGAATAGAGGTAGTGAATTATAATTAATTGGATTGTATTCTTTCTCTGATCAATAAAATCAGTTTTTtctatttagagagagagagttcagaATTTTACAAAAAACACATACAACAAAATACTAATCTTAAAGTTCATTGAtcaaacttgaaaataaaataaaaaaaccccaccaaattgatcaaattacaGTTGCAAAAATCtgtaggagagagaaagagacagagagagagagagagagagggagggaggagGCGTATGAGAACAAGGAATTCAAATTGTGTTGATCGCCAATTCCTTGGTTTGGTTTGTGGGGACTATGAGAGGGTTGAAAACTAAGGTTTGAGTTTAAAGTAGGGTTGAGGAAGAGGTGGAGTTAGAAGAGAAAGGTGGTAAAGGTAAAGAAGAAGTGTATTTCTTGGATTGGGTTACCGCTGTTTCTTCATCACGTCAATTTGGAAAACTAGatctattctttttctttttcaaatattttttttttttatcgaagaaaatcaaaattggacACTTTAACAGCAATTAAGTACTTAACAGAAGTGGACGAAAGTCTTAATTGAAcatatttaaaacttattagcggactcaattgaatgaaaataaagttaaatgATTGAAATGAATTCAAGTGAAACTTAAATgatgagttttgcatttttgccaacTTTCTATCTtgaatttctcttgaaaaaaaaattattttgcattagCGATTGTTCTGAAGCTTGATTAATGAAATTCTGCATCTTTGATTCACTTTAATACAAACTAAACTAATTTAAACAACACTTacaacattttattttgaatgaaaaatgtAGCTAACAATCTAAAACTTAACCGCATACATTGTACAACAAAAAATCAGAAGTAAGGGGATTAGAATGGAAATCACTAAATAAACCGTAACCCAATGAGCAAGGTTTGAAGGGTCATCCTCTTCCAAGACTGCTTGTACGCCCCCATAAAAGGCTACGATCATCCAAAAAATGGAGAATTCAACTAACGGTACTTGTAGCATTTCTGCGTACTGGGTGAGGCgaggatattttatttttggaaaaactgtAAACGCAATGTGGATGCACATTACCGCAGCTGAGGTACCAAAGGCCAAACAATCAAACATCAGAAAGGTTCGAAAGTGTTTGCTTTTGCGCAAAACTGCCAAGCCCGTGTTCTCGTATCCACCAGGAACTTGAAAGGCTGCTGCGAAGGTGACGGTTGTAAATATTGTCATTGCCGTTATATTGAATTTGGTTATAGGTGTGTCTATTCCAGCATCGTCTTTTGGAGGTGTGTCTTTCACATTATTGGCACCACCCGTTCCTGCAGACAATATCTCCTGTGCATCATGAAATTCTTCAAGCTCTTCTGTCTCACGAGTCTGCACTTTGGTAGTTTGTCTAACCACTCGTTCCAAACTCAGTAGAATGTAGTCTCCACTCCACTTTGACATTAATAAGTCCTACAAGTTTTTGTTTGAGCATTTATTCAATACTTTTAGAGTTCAACAATGTGGTATTCTTTCCTCCATGGCAGAGCCACATTGGGGCAATGgctcccaaaaaaatttaatcaaaaattgaaaatatatgtatGAACCATTCtaaattaaatagtaataataattgaaGTACATATGCATATGGCTCCtgcattttaaaattaaattttttataaatttataaataatattctctttttcaaatatgtgattttgagaaaaagtcTACTGTATTTCACACCAAGTTAAATAATGTTACAATCCTCTTAgtgataaattatatatattggtaaCTTAAATTAATTGGACATTCATAAAATTATGATGAACATATAAACTTCTTTTGACaattaactcaaaaataaaaggagaaaaaaagggtttttattttttgatctttcctcttattaaaaataaataaataaataaattcttccTTACATTGGAGTCAAGGTTGTGGCAGAAGGAGGGTTGTGTTTGATAGAGAAAGCAATTAGCTTAttatttcattcttcttcttaaaaaattatgattggtgTGTGTTCAGTGGCAGTTTCAGAAAGTTTTTTCAGATTTGTCATTAAAAacacttaattttaaaaaattatttaataataaaacttgaatatattaacatcacaaaataaaaacatattcaaatacataaagttttaaaattttctttcacaagttttcattttttaaaattgttgtgtGATATGATAGTTTCACTATTAATATTATCaactacatctttttcaatatacacaaccaAGCAATTATTAAGCTACTGATCTCCTATTTAATTACTAACATATTGCCTAAATAAGTaccaatataaacaaaatacattaTCTTTCtgaaaaaatatatcacataaatccaacaaatttggCTAAAGACTAAAGCAAATACTAACAAATTAGCTATTTGAAAAGTGTGcatttattttacataataaaaaaaaaatagcaattttaaaatatgccaGTTGAaacccaatttaaaaaaatcataattaaacatttgatttgagATTTTAGGCTAATATGTTTGTCTGAGCAATTTTTTAGAAGTGTaatgttcataacatttttgtaacaatttcacaaaaaaaactAGGTTGTAAGTTTttactggttctaatttgaacttactactgaaattattttctattcatcaACAACCTgttatttagaatttgttatgaaaatattgcgaaaatattgtgaacatagcatttcttgcaatttattttttcaacattcaacggacaaaaattttggagaggttgaattttatttgtAATGGGCTATGCTAGATTTTAAAGATTTagatttaaatatttagaatcaaattttattgtgttggaAAATTGTGAACAAAATATGTCTAGTCTAGATTTTTAGGCAATACTTAAAAGTGGTTGTTTCAAGGTTCAAGTCCAGCTGATTGCAGAAAAGGAAGTGTCGTTCTGCCTTACTCAACCGATCGAAAATTACAGGTCCagttttttttgcaaaattttaaacagGCTTAAGCCCGCAAAAACATTTAGAGGTTCATCTAAATttctccacatataaaagggaaaccctaaccacgttttaaaGCTGCTGAAAAGACTTGTGTTTTACTCtctgtgagatctgagaggttttgtaccttcCAATTGCATAAAAATCTACCAGAGCAAGAACTACAATCAAGCATTTAGTAGAACATAGTTGCTATATCAAGATCATTACTGAtggtgatctgaaacctttgagtgggatctgaAAGTCATAAGCAAGGTGGCTTGTATTAGTGTAAATCCAAAAAGAGAAGGAGCTCGTGGATTTGGAGCTTGtacatggtcgtgtcagtaagttactactgtaggtagcaatagatttaaggttaaatctgattgtaaaaacttcaattctcttatagtggatttagtttaccttaaggatagttaggttaaatcctccttaAGTTTTTACTTTGAAACGGTTTGTTTCAtcggttttcctaggtcattaTGTTatggtgttatttatttttccgcttttgtgcatgatatgatatatgcttgtttaaCCTAGATATGAATAGTAAACCTAATaatcaacttggttaattaattaggttaaacaatctggtttAAGAGGTCTAAACGAACAAACAGGCTCAATTGTTATTAAGGGTgttcaagtgttttttttaagggcagtcaagtttattttattttatttttttcctacagTGGTCAAAAGacccatattaatttaaaactcaattttttaaaagttatattaaataaaaaaaaaaatttagggtggtccTATGACCACCTTGATTAACACGTGGCACCACTAGTGTGTGTGCTGAAGCACGTTCATGACATAAGTCCTAGCAACATCATAAGCCAatgatttttgtgggtttttctCTTCAGTCTTCTTGGATTCttgagggattttttttcctcatttgttaTCGATTTCTTAAGTGTTTTCTTGATTATGAGTGAGTTTCTCAATCACTATTTGATTTCTTTGTGAGATTTGTGGATATTCTTGGATTTGGTGGGTTGGTTTTGCATTTTCTATTATTGGTGGTGGTCTGGTTTTGTGTGCGGTGTTATGTTAACTTGTTCTGTAATTCAAGTTAGTTTTGTTAGGTTCAAAAAGTTTTGTCACTTAAAGCTACATTTAGTATAACTCTAACTAATGTTACACTacataataactttttattagattaatatttcaaaaatctcaccattg
The DNA window shown above is from Quercus lobata isolate SW786 chromosome 7, ValleyOak3.0 Primary Assembly, whole genome shotgun sequence and carries:
- the LOC115951924 gene encoding uncharacterized protein LOC115951924, with translation MSKWSGDYILLSLERVVRQTTKVQTRETEELEEFHDAQEILSAGTGGANNVKDTPPKDDAGIDTPITKFNITAMTIFTTVTFAAAFQVPGGYENTGLAVLRKSKHFRTFLMFDCLAFGTSAAVMCIHIAFTVFPKIKYPRLTQYAEMLQVPLVEFSIFWMIVAFYGGVQAVLEEDDPSNLAHWVTVYLVISILIPLLLIFCCTMYAVKF